The Haloferax sp. Atlit-12N genome window below encodes:
- a CDS encoding nicotinate phosphoribosyltransferase gives MSDFDIVGSEAIREGVATDAYFERTEATLRHAGKNPRVVAEVTADQFPDGDFELFAGVKDAAELLSGRDIDVDAMPEGLLFDGGPVMRIEGDYLEFARLETSLLGFLSHASGCATAALEARSAAPDSTVLSFGARHVHPSIAAMVERSALVAGLDGFSHVAAGEILGKEASGTMPHALLIAFGRGNQAEAFRAFDEAVAEDVPRVALCDTYGDETEEVLQAVETLGDDLDSVRLDTTSSRRGDFRHIVREVRWELDARGHEDVGIFVSGGLGPAELRHLRDVVEGFGVGGYISNANPVDFALDIVEVNGEPAAKRGKLSGVKEVYRTADGGHHVGLRGRPGPTDGEALLEPLIRDGEVVSAFDFDIDAAATRAREDAKLVGFGDE, from the coding sequence ATGAGTGACTTCGATATCGTCGGTTCCGAGGCCATCCGCGAGGGCGTCGCGACCGACGCCTACTTCGAGCGGACCGAGGCGACCCTCCGACACGCGGGCAAAAACCCCCGCGTCGTCGCCGAGGTGACGGCCGACCAGTTCCCCGACGGCGACTTCGAGCTGTTCGCCGGCGTGAAAGACGCCGCGGAACTGCTCTCCGGCCGCGATATCGACGTCGACGCCATGCCCGAGGGCCTGCTGTTCGACGGCGGCCCCGTGATGCGAATCGAGGGCGACTACCTCGAATTCGCCCGGCTCGAAACCTCGCTTCTGGGCTTCCTCTCGCACGCGTCGGGCTGTGCGACGGCCGCCCTCGAAGCCCGCTCGGCGGCTCCCGACTCGACCGTCCTCTCGTTCGGCGCGCGGCACGTCCACCCCTCCATCGCCGCGATGGTCGAGCGGAGCGCCCTCGTCGCCGGCCTCGACGGCTTCTCGCACGTCGCCGCCGGCGAGATTCTCGGGAAGGAGGCGTCGGGGACGATGCCCCACGCGCTCCTCATCGCCTTCGGGCGCGGCAATCAGGCCGAGGCGTTCCGCGCCTTCGACGAGGCCGTCGCCGAGGACGTGCCGCGAGTCGCCCTCTGTGACACCTACGGCGACGAGACCGAGGAAGTCCTGCAGGCGGTCGAGACACTCGGCGACGACCTCGACAGCGTCCGCCTCGACACCACCTCCTCGCGCCGCGGCGACTTCCGCCACATCGTCCGCGAGGTCCGCTGGGAACTCGACGCCCGCGGCCACGAGGACGTGGGCATCTTCGTGAGCGGCGGCCTCGGTCCGGCCGAACTCCGGCACCTCCGCGACGTGGTCGAGGGGTTCGGCGTCGGCGGCTACATCTCGAACGCCAACCCGGTGGACTTCGCGCTCGACATCGTCGAGGTAAACGGCGAACCCGCGGCCAAGCGGGGCAAGCTCTCGGGCGTCAAAGAGGTCTACCGCACGGCCGACGGCGGCCACCACGTCGGCCTTCGCGGGCGACCCGGCCCGACCGACGGTGAGGCGCTCCTCGAACCGCTCATCCGCGACGGTGAGGTCGTCTCGGCGTTCGACTTCGACATCGACGCGGCCGCGACGCGGGCCAGAGAAGACGCAAAGTTGGTCGGGTTCGGCGACGAGTAA
- a CDS encoding TIGR00296 family protein: MSEAQTVHLTYEDGARAVELARESVESYVLHGQREQPGSMRDAFYARTGAFVRIKSTRGRGRLRGCAGAYRGKDQLGHAIVDAAIKAASGDSCQTEIEAPELPNLNISVCIVNNYTLTNDPVADIELGTHGVAIDAGGTHGWMYPTLPIELGWSKEEFLTNACRKAGLSPLAWQDDDTMITLFEGQVFRERDDGGSVEAL, encoded by the coding sequence ATGTCCGAGGCGCAGACCGTACACCTCACCTACGAGGATGGGGCGCGGGCGGTCGAACTAGCGCGGGAATCGGTCGAATCGTACGTTCTTCATGGACAGAGAGAGCAACCGGGCAGCATGCGCGACGCATTTTACGCCCGAACCGGGGCGTTTGTCCGCATCAAGTCGACACGTGGGCGCGGTCGACTTCGGGGCTGTGCGGGCGCATATCGGGGGAAAGACCAACTCGGTCACGCCATCGTCGACGCGGCCATCAAGGCCGCGTCGGGCGATTCGTGCCAAACCGAAATCGAAGCACCCGAACTCCCGAATCTGAACATCTCTGTTTGTATCGTCAACAATTACACGCTGACTAACGACCCAGTCGCCGACATCGAACTCGGTACCCACGGGGTCGCCATCGACGCCGGCGGCACCCACGGCTGGATGTACCCGACGCTGCCTATCGAACTCGGCTGGTCGAAAGAGGAGTTCCTCACGAACGCCTGCCGCAAGGCCGGCCTGTCACCGCTGGCGTGGCAGGACGACGACACCATGATTACCCTGTTCGAAGGGCAGGTCTTCCGCGAGCGCGACGACGGCGGGAGCGTCGAAGCGCTGTAA